In the Quercus lobata isolate SW786 chromosome 5, ValleyOak3.0 Primary Assembly, whole genome shotgun sequence genome, one interval contains:
- the LOC115990491 gene encoding uncharacterized protein LOC115990491, with product MGVKHLRVMGDSNLVVCQTKGSFSLKEPSLVPYRAMAQKMEEKFSIFEIEHAPRNENRFAGALAALDSQIIFEKDSAGVEVSKRKESIIEMLNERFQEEQYEGDWQIPIREALMKEEDVAELKMLKDYTLVRGELYRRMPGGVLSRCMGQEEA from the coding sequence ATGGGAGTCAAGCATTTGAGGGTAATGGGTGATTCAAACCTAGTAGTCTGCCAGACCAAAGGGAGCTTCTCTTTAAAGGAACCCAGCCTAGTCCCGTACAGAGCAATGGCCCAGAAGATGGAGGAAAAGTTTTCCATCTTCGAAATAGAACATGCTCCAAGAAACGAAAACCGGTTTGCAGGTGCGTTAGCCGCACTAGACTCACAAATAATTTTCGAAAAGGATAGCGCCGGGGTGGAAGTCAGCAAGAGGAAAGAATCTATTATTGAAATGTTGAACGAAAGATTCCAAGAGGAACAGTATGAAGGAGATTGGCAGATTCCCATAAGGGAGGCCTtgatgaaagaagaagatgttgcAGAACTAAAGATGCTAAAAGACTACACCCTGGTAAGGGGAGAATTGTACCGCAGGATGCCAGGTGGGGTCTTGTCCAGATGCATGGGACAGGAAGAGGCCTAG